From a region of the Tursiops truncatus isolate mTurTru1 chromosome 2, mTurTru1.mat.Y, whole genome shotgun sequence genome:
- the GTF2A2 gene encoding transcription initiation factor IIA subunit 2, whose protein sequence is MAYQLYRNTTLGNSLQESLDELIQSQQITPQLALQVLLQFDKAINSALAQRVRNRVNFRGSLNTYRFCDNVWTFVLNDVEFREVTELIKVDKVKIVACDGKNTGSNTTE, encoded by the exons ATGGCATATCAGTTGTACAGAAAtaccactttgggaaacagtctTCAGGAGAGCCTCGATGAGCTTATACAG tctcaACAGATTACCCCCCAGCTTGCCCTTCAAGTTCTACTTCAGTTTGATAAGGCTATAAATTCAGCGTTGGCACAGAGGGTCAGGAACCGAGTCAATTTCAGG ggcTCTCTAAATACATACAGATTCTGCGATAATGTGTGGACTTTTGTATTGAATGATGTTGAATTCAGAGAGGTGACAGAACTTATTAAAGTGGATAAAGTGAAAATTGTAGCCTGTGATGGTAAAA